A single Chloroflexota bacterium DNA region contains:
- a CDS encoding glycosyltransferase — protein sequence MIVPSYNSGAYLRQALTSALGQEPRPHEVVVQDGVSTDNTRDILRSFGDRIAWVSAPDRGQADALNMALARVTGDIVLWLNADDVVLPGAFSAASAAFAADRNLTFAYGDFDIIDGAGTLVRTYRSSPYSWDRVFARGCYIFSGSLFVRSTALLAVGGFDPLLHACMDFDLLLRLDAAGASRHIEQTVGQLRMHGRNKSSTMSAVFFREAFSIRRRYARDSPRLWPIALRSTAMEAIALATTRLRYSSRWPRHGRGKTL from the coding sequence GTGATCGTTCCGAGCTACAACTCTGGTGCCTATCTGCGGCAGGCTCTCACGTCGGCGCTGGGACAGGAGCCCCGCCCCCATGAAGTCGTGGTGCAGGATGGGGTCTCCACCGACAACACACGTGACATTCTCCGGTCGTTTGGTGACCGGATTGCGTGGGTCTCAGCTCCCGATCGCGGACAGGCGGATGCCCTGAACATGGCGCTCGCACGGGTCACTGGGGACATCGTCCTCTGGCTTAACGCCGACGACGTGGTCCTGCCGGGCGCCTTCTCCGCGGCATCAGCTGCTTTCGCCGCGGACCGCAATCTCACATTCGCATACGGCGACTTCGACATCATCGATGGCGCTGGCACGCTGGTGCGGACATACCGATCGAGCCCGTACTCATGGGATCGAGTGTTCGCTCGCGGTTGCTACATCTTCTCCGGCTCGCTGTTCGTACGCAGCACCGCCTTGCTTGCCGTTGGCGGCTTCGATCCGTTGCTGCATGCCTGCATGGACTTTGACCTCTTGCTTCGGCTGGATGCAGCCGGAGCGTCGCGGCACATTGAGCAGACGGTCGGTCAACTCCGAATGCACGGCCGTAACAAGTCATCAACGATGTCCGCAGTGTTCTTCCGAGAAGCGTTCAGCATCCGGCGTCGTTACGCTCGAGACTCGCCTCGCCTCTGGCCGATCGCTCTACGTTCTACCGCGATGGAAGCCATTGCCCTTGCCACGACGCGACTGAGATACTCGTCCCGATGGCCTCGTCATGGTCGTGGCAAGACCCTGTGA
- a CDS encoding glycosyltransferase, giving the protein MTISIGVPTHNHGQYLAATLDSLLAQTVPPDEIVVSDDNSTDNTPEVLGRYEGRVRILRPPKRLAMVDHFNFLVENLSGDWFALLGSDDVAEPRFVDILGRAASGSREAVLVRGGWQAISLSGRPLGSHRLWSTASVTRPPRTFIEQLSGPKPSLSATLCRRSAWVEVGGFPASLRHAFDWGLYLRLSAMGSFITTHRMVAKFRTGYAHSKLVSRLVDKAHDERVMALEIAPAVAKVLGLSAEPAMSRAAQSRLKAMLLEADIATDADVRARVVTELRPLATALGQERLLDDFTAGQLVATPVRFRKLASGVSVIDAQVRTIRDRLIRVGPS; this is encoded by the coding sequence ATGACCATCTCAATTGGTGTGCCGACGCACAACCATGGGCAGTATCTGGCCGCGACTCTCGATTCCCTCCTGGCTCAGACTGTCCCGCCGGACGAAATCGTGGTCTCGGACGACAACAGCACAGACAACACGCCGGAGGTCCTGGGACGATACGAAGGGCGAGTGAGGATCTTGCGCCCGCCGAAGCGCCTCGCAATGGTCGATCACTTCAATTTTCTGGTGGAGAACCTGAGCGGCGATTGGTTTGCGCTACTCGGCTCGGACGATGTCGCCGAGCCGCGGTTCGTCGACATCCTCGGGCGAGCGGCCAGCGGTAGCCGCGAAGCGGTCTTGGTTCGTGGCGGGTGGCAAGCGATCTCCCTTTCCGGTCGCCCGTTGGGATCTCACCGGCTGTGGTCGACGGCATCCGTGACGAGACCTCCACGCACCTTTATTGAGCAGCTCTCGGGCCCGAAGCCATCGCTCTCGGCGACCTTGTGCCGCCGCTCCGCTTGGGTGGAAGTCGGCGGGTTTCCTGCTTCTCTCCGACATGCGTTCGACTGGGGTTTGTACCTCCGCCTCAGCGCGATGGGGTCGTTTATCACGACGCATCGAATGGTCGCCAAGTTTCGGACTGGCTACGCCCACAGCAAACTAGTCAGCCGCCTCGTCGACAAAGCCCATGATGAACGGGTGATGGCGTTGGAGATTGCTCCAGCAGTAGCCAAGGTCCTAGGGCTGTCTGCAGAGCCCGCGATGAGTAGGGCCGCGCAGTCCCGGCTCAAAGCAATGCTCCTCGAGGCTGACATCGCGACCGACGCCGATGTGCGGGCTCGCGTGGTAACTGAACTTCGGCCGCTGGCCACCGCCCTTGGCCAGGAGCGATTGCTCGATGACTTCACAGCCGGGCAGCTGGTCGCAACCCCGGTCCGCTTCCGTAAGCTTGCCAGCGGTGTATCGGTCATCGACGCGCAGGTGCGCACGATCCGCGATCGGTTGATCCGAGTGGGCCCAAGTTGA
- a CDS encoding glycosyltransferase codes for MTKADEGSAAALEQPKSTPERSCATPPAPVLPPRIFVSNGFSRFPLAQLAAGLRKREWDVELLTGAYPVGAAATILRNLPLRRSYRLGRLEDRRVGIEPDRVHADFASELVQRTGQILGSRGAVRLGTALDVVGFRLAGLRAARTVRKARHLTAYHFRSGFGLESLDAARRRGVPTICDHSIVHPAVLESLVQNGGQLPAGWSPAEPHGIWRLAVRDIEKADWIVVNSDFVRETFEWSGFDTTRVKVIYAGVEAEFAASIPQRDAETDGGPLRLMFAGEIGQRKGADVLFRALSTLHGVDWKLDLIGAITPAIAAGWSKFLSDSRVTWHDTVRIRELAALMSRAEVFVFPSLAEGSARVVAMAMAAGCYVVTTPNSGSVVQDGIHGRVVPPGDYEALAATLMEVAAQRRMLPLVGRANANLIRREYLVEHYVDRVISFYHEILGPIHGTRP; via the coding sequence ATGACGAAGGCCGATGAGGGCAGCGCTGCCGCACTCGAACAGCCGAAGTCAACGCCGGAGCGATCCTGCGCGACGCCACCGGCGCCGGTTCTCCCACCCCGGATCTTCGTCTCGAACGGCTTCAGCCGATTCCCCTTGGCACAACTTGCCGCGGGACTCCGGAAGCGCGAATGGGACGTCGAGCTCCTCACGGGTGCCTACCCCGTTGGCGCTGCAGCCACCATCCTGCGAAACCTTCCACTCCGACGGTCGTATCGGCTGGGCCGCCTGGAGGACCGGCGAGTTGGGATCGAGCCGGACAGGGTCCACGCCGACTTCGCCTCGGAGCTCGTTCAGAGGACCGGTCAGATCCTAGGGTCGAGAGGGGCCGTGAGACTGGGGACCGCACTCGATGTCGTGGGGTTTCGTCTCGCAGGCCTCCGAGCGGCGCGAACGGTCCGGAAGGCGCGCCACCTTACCGCCTACCACTTCAGATCTGGCTTTGGTCTCGAGTCCCTGGATGCGGCGCGCCGTCGCGGCGTTCCAACGATCTGCGACCACTCGATCGTGCATCCGGCGGTGCTGGAGTCGCTTGTGCAGAACGGCGGGCAACTCCCGGCGGGTTGGAGCCCGGCAGAGCCGCATGGGATCTGGCGCCTGGCGGTGCGCGACATCGAAAAGGCGGACTGGATCGTGGTCAACTCCGACTTCGTCCGGGAGACTTTCGAGTGGTCCGGCTTCGACACGACCCGAGTGAAGGTCATTTACGCAGGAGTCGAAGCCGAGTTCGCGGCTTCGATCCCGCAGCGGGACGCCGAGACGGACGGGGGACCTCTGCGCTTGATGTTTGCGGGCGAGATCGGCCAGCGGAAGGGAGCCGACGTTCTCTTCCGCGCACTGTCGACGCTGCATGGCGTCGACTGGAAGTTGGATCTCATCGGGGCGATAACGCCAGCCATTGCCGCTGGCTGGTCGAAGTTCCTGAGTGACTCCCGCGTGACCTGGCACGACACGGTGCGCATCCGAGAGCTCGCGGCGCTGATGAGCCGGGCCGAAGTGTTCGTGTTCCCGTCCCTGGCGGAAGGATCGGCGCGCGTGGTTGCCATGGCGATGGCGGCCGGTTGCTACGTGGTGACGACGCCCAACAGCGGATCGGTCGTACAGGACGGCATCCACGGGCGGGTGGTGCCTCCGGGCGACTATGAGGCCCTGGCGGCGACGCTGATGGAGGTCGCCGCCCAGCGGCGGATGCTTCCTCTGGTAGGGCGCGCGAACGCCAACCTGATCAGACGCGAATACCTGGTAGAACACTACGTGGACCGCGTCATCTCCTTCTACCATGAGATCCTCGGCCCGATCCACGGAACCCGGCCATGA
- a CDS encoding polysaccharide biosynthesis protein, with amino-acid sequence MSLVGATVMITGGTGSFGNRVARFLLGQGVAEIRIYSRDEKKQWEMQRALPELRYIIGDVRDLRRLNVSMQGVDFVFHAAALKQVPACEQYPGEAMMTNSVGSLNVCEAASAARVRRVVALSTDKAVKPINAMGISKAMMEKIVAAQNFLPTDTVFCCVRYGNVMNSRGSVIPLFRQLIRRGEPLGVTVPEMTRFLLTLDQSVELVVHALASALGGEVFVRKAPACTVLDLARAMVRKYSPMRDEHPIQIVGIRPGEKIHEILVNEYEIENATEDDAYFTIHPQYRRPANVVSRQQGYEYTSENTERVTDYGALAALLDAAGDDDVYI; translated from the coding sequence GTGAGTCTGGTAGGTGCGACAGTCATGATTACCGGCGGCACCGGGTCCTTCGGAAACCGTGTCGCGCGCTTCCTCCTCGGGCAGGGAGTCGCCGAGATCAGGATCTACTCCCGCGACGAGAAGAAACAGTGGGAAATGCAGCGGGCGCTGCCGGAGCTTCGCTACATCATTGGGGATGTGCGTGACCTCCGTCGGCTCAATGTGTCCATGCAAGGTGTCGACTTCGTGTTCCACGCGGCGGCTCTAAAGCAAGTCCCGGCCTGCGAGCAGTACCCGGGAGAGGCCATGATGACAAACTCGGTGGGATCACTGAATGTCTGCGAAGCGGCAAGTGCCGCCCGTGTACGCCGCGTTGTTGCACTGAGCACGGACAAGGCTGTCAAGCCCATCAACGCCATGGGGATCAGCAAGGCGATGATGGAGAAGATCGTCGCAGCGCAGAACTTCCTTCCGACCGACACCGTCTTCTGCTGCGTGCGGTATGGCAATGTGATGAACAGCCGCGGCAGCGTGATCCCGCTGTTCCGCCAGTTGATCCGACGCGGAGAGCCCCTCGGAGTGACTGTGCCAGAGATGACGCGATTCCTACTAACGCTCGACCAGTCCGTCGAGCTCGTGGTTCATGCGCTTGCTTCCGCCCTGGGCGGTGAGGTCTTCGTTCGGAAGGCGCCCGCTTGCACTGTGCTGGACCTGGCCAGGGCGATGGTCAGGAAGTACAGCCCGATGCGCGACGAACACCCCATCCAGATCGTGGGTATCCGGCCAGGAGAAAAAATCCACGAGATCCTCGTCAACGAGTACGAAATCGAAAACGCGACTGAGGACGACGCGTACTTCACGATCCATCCCCAGTACCGCCGACCCGCGAACGTGGTCTCTCGGCAGCAGGGTTACGAGTACACGTCTGAGAACACCGAGAGGGTCACGGACTATGGTGCCTTGGCCGCATTGCTGGATGCCGCCGGGGATGACGATGTCTACATCTGA
- a CDS encoding NAD-dependent epimerase/dehydratase family protein, which produces MPFDVIGNGLLARAFASASVTSPDATICAAGVADSQSSDVVAFRREQSILRDLAHRARAGDSVLVYFSGAPVYGDATGLRVETSQATPETPYGRHKLECESLVADSGARFLVLRLPNVVGPSGHPNQLIPSLVAQTLSGSVVIRTDATRDLLDVDDLVTIVAALLRRGVCNSVLNVASGVSTPVPRLVDVIAETLGTSPSVVSAERGDSQQFSTTKVRGLLPEYPRFEADYPVNVLRRRVPEIARTLRDGEPR; this is translated from the coding sequence GTGCCGTTTGACGTGATCGGAAATGGCCTGCTCGCTCGGGCATTCGCCTCCGCGTCAGTGACGAGTCCCGATGCCACCATCTGCGCGGCCGGAGTGGCGGATTCGCAGTCCTCCGATGTGGTCGCGTTCCGGCGAGAACAGTCAATACTGAGGGACCTGGCCCATCGCGCACGCGCAGGAGACTCCGTCCTCGTGTACTTCTCGGGCGCGCCAGTCTATGGAGACGCCACCGGTCTCCGTGTCGAGACCTCCCAGGCGACCCCGGAGACGCCGTACGGCCGCCACAAGCTGGAGTGCGAGAGCCTGGTGGCCGACAGTGGCGCTCGGTTTCTTGTGCTTCGTCTTCCGAATGTCGTGGGCCCGAGCGGGCACCCAAACCAGCTCATTCCGTCGCTGGTTGCCCAGACCCTCAGCGGATCCGTCGTCATCAGGACCGACGCCACCCGCGATCTGCTCGACGTCGACGATCTCGTGACCATCGTCGCCGCGCTTCTTCGCCGTGGCGTCTGCAACAGCGTCCTGAACGTCGCTTCGGGAGTTTCGACCCCCGTACCTCGATTGGTCGACGTGATCGCAGAGACTCTCGGCACTTCTCCGTCGGTCGTGTCGGCCGAACGGGGCGATAGTCAGCAGTTCTCCACGACCAAGGTTCGCGGGCTTCTGCCGGAATATCCCCGCTTCGAGGCTGACTACCCGGTCAACGTCCTGCGCCGACGGGTCCCCGAAATCGCGCGAACGCTTCGTGATGGAGAGCCGCGGTGA